A stretch of Crossiella cryophila DNA encodes these proteins:
- a CDS encoding pyridoxal phosphate-dependent decarboxylase family protein — protein sequence MDLRYWLGSAVDQARDWAAGFGPVTPHPANAVSDADFGRAFAEFGERMRDNYPFFHPRYAAQMVKPPHPAAITGYLAAMLLNPNNHALDGGPATARMEREVIAQLAGMFGLPTHLGHLTTSGTIANLEALFVARETHPGKPVLHSAEAHYTHGRMCQVLGMPSEPVPVDGLGRMDMVALERRLRRGDVGTVVLTPGTTGLGAVDPIHEAVALKQKYGVRIHVDAAYGGFFALLAGELGVPAEPFAAIRHCDSVTVDPHKHGLQPYGCGAVLFADPRVGRFYRHDSPYTYFTSDELHLGEISLECSRAGAAAAALWLTLKVLPLTRSGLGEVVAAGRRAALHWAELIEKSAELALYQPPELDILTYFPQRDSLSEVDGASARALAAGMADPADPVYLSTLRVPAAELGRRHPGLRADAACARVLRSVLLKPEAEPCVDRLHRRVTELVRQREDT from the coding sequence GTGGATCTCCGATACTGGCTGGGCAGCGCGGTGGACCAGGCGCGGGACTGGGCGGCCGGGTTCGGCCCGGTCACCCCGCACCCGGCGAACGCGGTCAGCGACGCCGACTTCGGCCGTGCCTTCGCCGAGTTCGGCGAGCGGATGCGGGACAACTACCCGTTCTTCCACCCGCGCTACGCCGCGCAGATGGTCAAGCCGCCACACCCGGCCGCGATCACCGGCTACCTGGCCGCGATGCTGCTCAACCCGAACAACCACGCCCTGGACGGCGGCCCGGCCACCGCCCGGATGGAACGCGAGGTGATCGCCCAGCTGGCCGGGATGTTCGGGCTGCCCACCCACCTCGGTCACCTGACCACCAGCGGCACCATCGCCAACCTGGAAGCGCTGTTCGTGGCCAGGGAAACCCACCCCGGCAAGCCGGTGCTGCACAGCGCGGAGGCGCACTACACGCACGGCCGGATGTGCCAGGTGCTCGGCATGCCCAGCGAACCGGTGCCGGTGGACGGCCTGGGCCGGATGGACATGGTCGCGCTGGAACGCAGGCTGCGCCGGGGTGATGTCGGCACCGTGGTGCTCACCCCCGGCACCACCGGACTCGGCGCGGTGGACCCGATCCACGAAGCCGTGGCGCTGAAGCAGAAGTACGGCGTCCGGATCCACGTGGACGCGGCCTACGGCGGGTTCTTCGCGCTGCTGGCGGGGGAGCTGGGCGTGCCGGCCGAACCCTTCGCCGCGATCCGGCACTGCGATTCGGTGACCGTGGACCCGCACAAACACGGCCTGCAGCCCTACGGTTGCGGCGCGGTCCTGTTCGCCGACCCGCGGGTCGGCCGCTTCTACCGGCACGACTCGCCCTACACCTACTTCACCTCCGACGAACTGCACCTGGGTGAGATCTCCCTGGAATGCAGCCGGGCCGGCGCCGCGGCCGCCGCACTGTGGCTGACGCTGAAGGTGTTGCCACTGACCAGATCCGGCCTCGGCGAGGTGGTCGCGGCCGGACGCCGGGCCGCCCTGCACTGGGCCGAGCTGATCGAGAAGTCCGCGGAACTGGCGCTGTATCAGCCGCCGGAACTGGACATCCTCACCTACTTCCCGCAGCGCGACTCACTGTCCGAAGTGGACGGAGCATCGGCGCGGGCACTGGCCGCGGGCATGGCCGATCCGGCCGACCCGGTCTACCTCAGCACCCTGCGTGTGCCCGCCGCCGAACTCGGCCGCCGCCACCCCGGCCTGCGTGCGGATGCCGCCTGCGCCCGGGTGCTGCGCAGCGTGCTGCTCAAACCCGAGGCGGAGCCGTGTGTGGACCGGCTGCACCGGCGGGTCACCGAACTCGTACGGCAACGGGAGGACACATGA
- a CDS encoding DUF6875 domain-containing protein: MTPRLWTASEIEAGSPPAADLPPLARILRWAKEFLVPGHPDLGRTGPVCPYTRPALRRDLFHLGLGGSGDLRETLTGLRAAYTATLSTMDSSDAELLTYVLVLPAADPDEIDTVQRELKSRFVADGLMLGQFHPHCAEPGLWNQEFRPLRSPLPLLAIRRLLPVDLPFLLAEPGQLDAYLARFAPGIPARLRAQLIFR, from the coding sequence ATGACCCCGCGACTGTGGACCGCGAGCGAGATCGAGGCCGGGTCACCACCGGCCGCCGACCTGCCGCCGCTGGCCCGGATCCTGCGCTGGGCCAAGGAGTTCCTGGTGCCCGGCCACCCCGATCTCGGCCGCACCGGCCCGGTCTGCCCGTACACCCGCCCCGCGCTGCGCCGGGACCTGTTCCACCTCGGCCTCGGCGGCTCCGGCGACCTGCGCGAGACCCTCACCGGCCTGCGCGCCGCCTACACCGCAACTCTGTCCACAATGGACTCATCAGATGCCGAGCTGCTCACCTACGTGCTCGTGCTGCCCGCGGCCGATCCGGACGAGATCGACACGGTGCAACGGGAACTCAAGTCCAGGTTCGTCGCCGACGGCCTGATGCTCGGCCAGTTCCACCCGCACTGCGCCGAACCCGGCCTGTGGAACCAGGAGTTCCGTCCGCTGCGCTCGCCGTTGCCGCTACTGGCCATCCGGCGGCTGCTCCCGGTCGACCTGCCGTTCCTGCTGGCCGAACCCGGTCAGCTGGACGCCTACCTGGCCCGGTTCGCCCCGGGCATCCCGGCGCGGTTGCGAGCCCAGCTCATCTTTCGCTGA
- a CDS encoding S1 family peptidase, giving the protein MRIRRIAVSLFVAAAAAVTGLAGSASAAPAPSEDVSPLIVGGGNATQTYSFMVSLDTGCGGSLIKPTWVVTAKHCTNTAPRQVRVGSLYRNQGGSTAAVKRVLRHSSADLALLELASPVSQATVPLASTSGAVGTATRIIGWGATNASGSGAATYLKELNTSIVADNRCTNGMNAAAEICTNNPGGNQGACYGDSGGPQVKQVGGAWQLVGATSRSGNGDPRCATGPSIYVDVPYFRSWIGQYVGSV; this is encoded by the coding sequence ATGAGGATTCGTCGTATCGCGGTAAGTCTGTTCGTTGCCGCGGCCGCCGCCGTGACCGGTCTGGCCGGTTCCGCCTCGGCCGCTCCGGCGCCGAGCGAGGACGTGTCGCCGCTGATCGTGGGTGGCGGCAACGCGACCCAGACCTACTCGTTCATGGTGTCGCTGGACACTGGTTGTGGTGGGTCGCTGATCAAGCCGACCTGGGTGGTGACCGCCAAGCACTGCACCAACACCGCGCCGCGGCAGGTGCGGGTGGGGTCGCTGTACCGCAACCAGGGTGGTAGCACCGCCGCGGTGAAGCGGGTGCTGCGGCACTCCTCCGCCGACCTGGCGCTGCTGGAGCTGGCCTCGCCGGTCAGCCAGGCGACCGTGCCGCTGGCCTCGACCTCCGGCGCCGTCGGCACCGCCACCCGGATCATCGGCTGGGGTGCGACCAACGCGAGTGGGTCGGGGGCGGCTACCTACCTGAAGGAGCTGAACACCTCGATCGTCGCGGACAACCGGTGCACCAACGGGATGAACGCGGCCGCTGAGATCTGCACCAACAACCCCGGTGGCAACCAGGGCGCCTGCTACGGCGACTCGGGTGGTCCGCAGGTCAAGCAGGTTGGTGGGGCGTGGCAGCTGGTTGGCGCGACCAGCCGGTCCGGCAACGGCGACCCGCGCTGCGCCACCGGCCCGTCGATCTACGTGGACGTGCCCTACTTCCGCAGCTGGATCGGCCAGTACGTCGGCTCGGTGTGA
- a CDS encoding ribbon-helix-helix protein, CopG family has protein sequence MTDKTTQDEALVAIRQEIADKRASAETEPDPVKRERRVRHARLREEIAAEEAEAIAAESAENQQAALSLRVPASLVAELKARADAEHIPTSALVRRLLTEALRAPVAPALTVEQVEEIARRVYHESA, from the coding sequence ATGACGGACAAGACCACCCAGGACGAGGCCCTGGTCGCCATCCGCCAGGAAATCGCGGACAAGCGGGCCTCGGCTGAGACAGAACCGGATCCGGTGAAGCGCGAGCGGCGAGTGCGGCACGCGCGATTGCGCGAGGAGATCGCGGCCGAAGAGGCTGAAGCCATCGCCGCGGAGTCCGCGGAGAACCAGCAGGCCGCCCTCTCCCTGCGTGTGCCGGCCTCGTTGGTGGCTGAGCTGAAGGCCCGAGCGGATGCCGAACACATCCCCACATCAGCGCTGGTACGACGCTTGCTCACCGAGGCACTCCGTGCGCCCGTCGCCCCGGCGCTCACCGTCGAACAGGTCGAGGAGATCGCCAGGCGGGTCTACCACGAGTCCGCCTGA
- a CDS encoding DUF3800 domain-containing protein yields the protein MTTRLLYVDDSGADASRWAVYGWVEMNIADWRPALRAWLDWRQHLYETIGLPASYELHATKFVNGRGRPTNTDWDLRKANRSAVMVETLTTLAALPGVRVGAVCRRSGHHTHAADKAALYADLVTALDRRLTENDEYGLITMDGDGTDPSYRSAHRNLKLATRRIVEDPAFQGSHISQLMQIADLVAYSAYMQVLRHPAKQLMWGWYPDLLGGVCMVGGQPLLLEP from the coding sequence GTGACGACTCGGTTGCTCTACGTCGATGACTCCGGAGCGGACGCCAGCCGCTGGGCGGTCTACGGATGGGTCGAGATGAACATCGCCGACTGGCGACCGGCCCTGCGGGCGTGGCTGGATTGGCGGCAACACCTGTACGAGACGATCGGCCTGCCTGCCAGCTACGAACTGCACGCCACGAAATTCGTCAATGGTCGTGGCAGGCCGACCAACACCGACTGGGACCTGCGCAAGGCCAACCGCTCGGCAGTCATGGTCGAAACGCTGACCACCCTCGCGGCGCTGCCGGGTGTCCGGGTCGGGGCTGTGTGCCGCCGAAGTGGACACCACACCCACGCCGCGGACAAGGCAGCGCTGTACGCCGATCTGGTTACCGCGCTTGACCGGAGACTGACTGAGAACGACGAGTATGGGCTGATCACCATGGACGGCGACGGCACCGATCCGTCCTACCGAAGTGCCCACCGCAACCTAAAACTGGCCACCCGCCGGATTGTCGAGGACCCGGCGTTCCAGGGATCACACATCAGCCAGCTCATGCAGATCGCGGATCTGGTGGCCTACTCGGCCTACATGCAGGTCCTGCGTCACCCGGCCAAGCAGTTGATGTGGGGCTGGTACCCCGACCTGCTGGGCGGTGTCTGCATGGTGGGCGGTCAGCCGCTGTTGCTGGAACCCTAG